The DNA region TCTCAATACCGCTTTCCCATCGGCAAGAGCCGTAATAATTCTTGGCGCCCGGGTCATTGAACACACCACCGTCTATAGTCAGATGGTAATAATGGAATCCCTCATCCATGGGACCATCCGTAGTACCTGTCCATACGCCTTCTTTATCTTTACGAAGCACCGTACCGCCACGGCCGCCCAGTCCGAGGCTGACAATGACGGACTTAGCTTGAGGAGCCACCACACGGAAACGGGCGTATCCCTGCGAGTTGACCATCGGATACTGCTGTCCGGGCTGATTGAGAACGGAAGGGCGGAAATCTTCTTTCACCACGGCATTGTCTAATGCAGGATCAAAGTCTTTAATGAGGTTGTAGACGCGTTTCGCCTTGTAGTTTTCATCGTATGGCAACGGATAGTTACGTGCGCCAAGCCATGAATCATGATCGGAGAGATTCCAAAAGGTGACGTTGTCTACCACGTCCTTATGCTTGCGAAGCACCCGGAAGAGGCGTGTGTACTGGTCTTCCTGAAGTGTTTTCACCACCTGACTGATATCGGCGCCGTCACGGCTGAAGTTGAGTTGACCTCCCATTTCCTCGTTGGCGCGAATGTCCAGCTCGGTAATGTGGATGTGCTTCACGATGGTGGAGTATTTGGTAAGAGCGGCATCTACATCTTCCATACTCGGACCGTAGATATTATAGTGTCCCTGCATGCCGATACCATCAATGGGCACGCCTTCTTCCTTCATTGATTTCACCATATTGTAAATGCGATCGCGCTTGGCTGGATCGGCGGCATTGTAGTCATTATAGAAAAGGAGGACATCGGGATCGGCCTCCCGGGCATAAATGAAGGCCTTCTTAATGAACTCGTCACCCGCTATCTGGTAGAGGGCTGAATTACGGTAGGGACTCGGTTTCTGTCCCTCGCCTCTGCGTCCGCCCTGCCAACCTCCGTCAGAGATGGCTTCATTCACCACATCCCAGGCATAAATGATATCTTTATAGCGCTGCACAATGGCGGTGATATGCTGTTTCATGTTTTTGTACAAGGTTTCTTTGGATACCAGTTCTCCTTTATCGTCACGGTACATCCACTCTCCTATTTGCGCATGCCACATCAAGCAGTGTCCGCGGAGCTTGATTCCGTTGGTGCGGCAGAAGTCGGCGATTTTGTCGGCATTCTCCCAGTTGAACTTTCCGTTGGCGGGCTCGGTGGGTTGGGGCTTCATGTCGTTTTCCGCCGTAATACTGTTGAAGTCTTTTTTGATGATGGCAATCTGTTCGGGATTTGCGATGTTACGCATATTCACAGCCACACCGATTGAGAAGTAATCCTTATAGGCATCCTTCAGTCCCGTTTCGCTGTTTTGTGCAAACCCGATATTCACGTTCATGGCAATCGCCAATGCACAAAAGGAAAATTTGAATAAGTGTTTCATTTGATAATTAATTAAAAGGTTTTTCATTGCATATCGCTTACTAATTGGAAATGGCTACAAAAGAATGCTTTTTTTAGAGAGGATCCTCATATCTGTGTTACAAGTTCTTTCGCTTATGTTACTTCTTTTAATAAAAATGTGTATTGTAGCTGATAAGTACATCACCCTAATTAATTTATACTACGTTCAGGATGACGGATAGTGAAAATAATTAATTCCGTCCGGTTCGGTACAGGATACCGAATATATTAATCAAATACCCTGTCAGGCATACGATGGGAGCTACCCTTATACGCAATCCACTGAATATATCAGGGTTGTAGGCGGCGGAGGTACTCCCCTCGCCGCTCATGAACAGATATCCCACTATGATTATGACCGAACCAATTAGCAGAATCACATAATTTCTCCTGCCAAATACCGTTTCTTTCTCTTTCCGCTTCATTATTTTCAATCCCATATTCTGTTTTATTTTTAGTTCTTGTAACTCATGTTTGGAGCAAATAGTGCATATTTATCTTCAAACCGACTGTTACTCTCTTTATATCTCTTTTCATCGACCTTCTTCAGGAGTTCATTGCATTGGCTCCATTGCCAAAATTTATAGATACAATCGTTGTGGACCATTTCCATACGGTTCCCCTTTAATGAAAAAGCCCAGTTGATATAATCTTCCGCTTCGGCTATCAAATGCTCTGTCAGTGTTATCGCTTTCATCTTTTCGCCCAATGCGGCATAGGCTGTTGCTATGCTATAAGAACCGCTTTCATACGTTTCGGGAACATTATATCCCGGAACAGCCTGTTCCGCATAGGCAAGTACTTTCTTTGCACGCGCAGGGTCTCCTTGTATTATTAGTTCTTTAGCCAGTTGCGCGAAAAGCCTGCGATGATACCAACACGTACGCAGGGTTGTTTCATCCAGATAGAGTCCCGGAGTATTCAGCCCGCCATATTTATATCTGTTCATTACATTGTCATAAAGCCTTTCCACATCTACTGCATAAAGCCTGTTTTCGTCGGCATCCCCCCACTTCTTATAGTCAAAAGGTGTAAAGCGGAATGCTAATCCTTCCTGCACAAAGTAATTGTCAAACTTCAGTTTACTAACACTCCCTACGGAGATTGCAAGGTAAAGCGGACGTTCCCAATTACAGTTAGCCAGTATCTCCAGCATCAGTAAATCTACTTTGTTCAGCATACGTATATCTTTTAAAGGAATATAAAGTTTGTCCGGTATCGCATCTTTCAGTTCTTCCCCTTTCAAACGCCGGATTGCTTCAGGAAGCATGATTCCCGAACGGAGCAGCGCATCCTTATCAATGTGGATATTTATCGTATCCGTAGGAATTACATTAAATTCCTGTCTCTCTGAGAATATCCAATATTTCAAGATATTTTTTACTTCAAACGGGTCTTCTCCAAAGCTGTCACGTGCTTCCTCCGGATGTTTCCGGTACAATTCCTCTATTTGTTTTTTCAGTTCCGGGCGTACGACCACATATTCGTTTTTACCTTCCTGATACTGATTCTTATTCCAACTTATAGGCAGTCCGGGAGCATCATACAACGGACATTGCTGCTGATAAATATACCAATCTGTCTGCGCGTAACTCAGGTTACAGACACGTGCATCCCTGCGCACTTCCTCCGTATCCTGATTATACCACAATGGGAAAGTATCATTATCCCCGTTACAAAAGATAATCGGATTTCCCGCATCGGGAAGAGTCATCAGATAGTTAGCCCCAAAGTCGCGACAAGTGAAACGGGCACTCCGGTCATGGTCATCCCACGTCTGAGTGGCCATTTGCACCGGAATCAATAAACAGATTGTCATTAATACACTGACTTGTACCGTAGAAGTCGTTTTCCGGCGAAGCGCATCACACAATCCGGCAGCACCTATCCCTATCCAGATAGCAAAAGCATAGAACGAACCGGCGTATGCATAGTCCCGTTCGCGCGGCTGACCGGGTGTTTGATTCAGATAAAGCACAATAGCCAGTCCTGTCATAAAGAAGAGGAAAAACAGTACACTAAATTGTTGTTTGCCTTTCTTACTGCGGTTCCATTGCCAATAGATACCGAACAGTCCTAATAATAGTGGCAATCCATAAAATACATTGTGCCCTTTGTTCTGGCGCAGGGATTCCGGCAACAAGCTCTGGTCTCCCAATCTTAAATTATCCAACCATGAAATTCCTGTTATCCAGTTCCCATGTTCCGGTTCGCCACTTCCTTGCACATCGTTCTGCCGTCCTACAAAGTTCCACAAGAAATAGCGCCAATACATATAGTTGAGTTGATAGGTAATGAAATAAGTCAGGTTTTCTTTTTGTGTGGGAGTGGCCTCGTTTCCTCCTGTCCAATTTTTGTAAGAAGAAGCCATGCGCTCACTCCACATCCGGGGAAACAGCATATTCTGAGTGTAGCACACATCTTCTTTATGCCGGATTATTTTATATTTGCCTTCTTCTTTATCCGGGCGATATACAGCACTCCCCTTTGTGGTTTTTACTCTGTAATAGTCACCCTCGGGCACATATTCCGGTTCGGAAGCGTAGGTTTTTCCATAAAGCAGAGGAGCACTTTCATACTGCTCGCGGTTCAGATAACTTTTGAGCGTAAAAATATTGTCCGGCGCATTCTCATTAAGCGGAGTATTGGCGTTGGCACGAATCAGTATCACCGCATAGGTGGTATAGCCTACGGTGAGCATAAGCAAGCACCATAAAGAAGTATGCAACATACGTTTTCGGAAACGATAAATGGCTCCCGCCAGTACGAAAAATGTTAAAGCTAAAAAGCTTATCAGCCCTGTGTGGAAAGGAAGCCCGAATACATTGACAAAAAGCAACTCGAACCAGCCTCCTATGTCAGCCATGCCCGGAATATAAACAAAAAGAATAAATATAATGAGAAGACCTGATATGGCAATTGCCGCAGCTACTCCTTTAAGCGATATCGTCCGATATTTCTGATAATAGAAAACCAACACAATGGCCGGGATACAGAGCAAATTAAGCAAATGCACTCCGATTGACAGCCCGATGATATAAGCTATCAGGATAAGCCAACGGTCGCCATATACCGAATCCGATTCATCTTGCCAGCGAAGAATCATCCAAAATACCAGTGCCGTAAGGAAAGAAGAAAAGGCATAGACTTCACCTTCTACCGCACTGAACCAGAATGTGTCACTGAATGTATATGCCAAGGCTCCAACAAAGCCTGCCCCCAAAATGATGATAACATCCGCCGTTGATAAATTCTGCCCATCATTTATTATCAGGAATCTTAGTAACCGGGTGATACTCCAGAAAAGAAATAAGATACAACCGGCACTCAGCAACGCATTCAGAAAATTAACCATCCAGGACACTTGTGACGGGTCGGAAGCAAACTGAGTAAACAAGTTTCCAACAAGCATATAGAAAGGCGCCCCCGGTGGATGCCCCACTTGTAACTTTTCGGCACACGAGATAAATTCGGGACAGTCCCAAAAACTGACAGTAGGTTCAATCGTCATTCCATATACAAAAGCTGCTATCACAAAGACAATCCACCCACTAAAATCATTCCACTTTTTAAATAATAAGTTGCTCATTGTTCTATAACTTTTTTGTTTGCAAAGTTATAGAACAGGCCTATAAAAGAGAAGAAATTTACCGGACGAGCACGGACATCCCGAAGAGATAGTCAACTGATAACCAACAATATCACATTACCAATTACAGACAAATTCAGACCTACAATGATTTTACAATATCTTCCAACGATTTTTTAGAGTTTGCCAACATCAGTTTCTCCGTTTTTATCCTGGAAATTCTCCGGGTCAGAGTCTCAACAGTCAGTTTCATTAAATCAGCAAAACAAGCGGGCTGAACGCCTTCGCGTAAAAAAGCACATACCCTTAAATCCTCTTCCGTAAGTTTCGGACTTATCTCTCTCAATTTGGATACAAGTCCGTAAACACTTTCCTGAAGTCGCAAAAGTTCTGTCCAGTCTTTCTCAGAGAAAAAAGATATTTTAGAAGATAAAGCCGTTCGTTCCTTCAGCTGACGGACTTTTGAGACAACCGGAGAACTCTCATAAATATGTTGTTGGAGAGATTGATATTTTTCTTCGAGATAATTACATTGCATCACCAGTTTGTCAGATTCAACCTCTTTCATATGCATTTCTTCCTTAAAGGTATCCAGTTGCGAATGTACAGACAAATGTTTCTTCCAAAGTAATCCGAGCAAGAGAGACATAACACCTAACAAGCCTAAGGCAGAAGATAGAATGACAGTAGAGTTATCTTTACTATCAATCAGCATCAACTGGCTGGCGTATGCTTTTCTTTCCATTTCCAGCGCCTCGTCAAAGTTTTTATATTTCTGATAATACAGGCTACATCTCTTGCAAATCTTAGTCATTTGCTCATATTCTTCTGCATGTGCAGCTAATTTTATTGCTTCTTTGAAATGAGCTTCGGCATCTTTTTCCTGATTCAAATCACTCTCTACGCATGCCAGATAATAATAGGCTCTCGACTTTTGAAGTTCATTTCCATATTGCTCATAATAAGATACGGCCTGACGAATCTGATTATCAGAAGAATGAGGTATATTCTTATCTTCATTGAATTGAGTACAAAGCAAATTATATTCTACAAGTTGCGCCTCATTCATTTGGTTCATCCGAATAGTTTCAAGAATAATGGATGCCGTATCCGGATCTTGCTCTATTAATTGGGCGGCTTTGTCCAATCCTTGTTTCACATTAGTCCCCTCCGGATGACATGCAACCAAAGAAAGGATAAATACATACAATAAAATTCGAAGATTACTCATATTCCCAATTTTTAATCTCTGCATACAAATATGCGACAAATTTATAAGATTATTGTTAGAGTAGCGAATATTTCTTTATATCTATGAGTTCTTCCTAAACTTTTCCATACAAAACTTGATTATTTGCCCGAAAAATCATATATTTGAGTAAATAACTCAGAGCTTATGGCAAATCCGATTCTTCCTGGTATATCAGAAGCTGAACAAGAACTGTTGTACAAGAAACTAAACGAATACAATCAGGGAAGAACCTCTTACAAAGAGGCAGGTGCTTATCTGGTTGTACTGCCCCGTCCGGAATCTCCCCGCTACTCCCTATGGGTGTATTCCCCTCTTCCCGAACGACAGTCCATCTTTTACGTCCAAGACCTTTCCACAGACATCCATGAAAGTCTGCGAACGGCAAGCAGCCTCTGTTATTATTCTCCACGTTGCATTCTGTTGGTAGAATACAACGCCAAACGCATGCAGAGTAAGGGAGACGACATTATCTCTTTCGGAAAGTATCATGGACATTTCCTGCACGAAATCTTCCGTATCGATCCGGCATATGTGAGTTGGATTGCTTATAAGTTTACTCCACGTATACCTAAACAGGAACGCTTCGTACAAATAGCACAAGTATATCATTCCGTCCATCTGGATATTCAGAAGCGACAGGCGCATCAGAAATACTCTACCAGCCGTTTTCTGGGGAAAGAAGGAGATAAAGTGAAAGAACTGACACTGAAAGTGCTCCGTGTCCGACTGGAAGACGATCCTTACAAAACCACCGTGAAAGGAACGACTCCTTATTTCTATGTCCGGCAGATACTTACCTTGGAAGACCCTATCGGCAATCTCGTCACTTTCAGGACCAGCTCGCGTACGGCAAGCCGGGAATCTTGTCAGGTACCTGCTACGGAGCACGCTTTCAAGCCCGGAGAATCGGTATATATTGCTTCGGCACGCATCTCTTGTACCTTTACTTCGGGAAACAAACAATACACCCGCCTCAATTATGTCAAGTTTAAATAAACTTAAAAGATAGAGCGGTATTATTCCTATTAAAAACATTCGTCCTTACTTTACCGGCAGAAAAGGGGGTGCTATAAAAATAGCTGAGATTATACCCAATGAACCTGATACGGTTAGTACCGTCGAAGGGAATTTTCTTTCTATATTCTACTATTCGTTTATACTACTATCCCTTTCTGTAAGTATAATTTCTAAATTCAGAGTTTGAATGTTTGACGTACAATTCATTACGCATTTTACGGCATCCATTTCTTATTCGGACTCCGCACGCATAGCCCTTGAAGGGGGATGCCGCTGGGTTCAGCTTCGGATGAAGGATGCTTCTTCAGAAGAACTGAAAGCCACAGCCATGCAAGTGCAGGAACTCTGCCGCCAATACGGAGCCACGTTCATCATTGATGACCACGTGGAACTGGTGAAACAGATTGGCGCGGACGGTGTCCACTTAGGAAAACTGGATATGCCGATAAAAGAAGCAAGGGAAAGGCTGGGCAAAGATTTCATTATTGGCGGAACAGCCAACACATTCGAGGACATCCGGCAACATGCCGCTGATGGCGCCGACTACATCGGTTGCGGCCCTTTCCGCTTCACAACTACCAAACAAAAGTTATCACCCATTCTGGCGCTGGACGGTTATCATTCCATCCTGACGCAAATGCACGAAGAAGGAATAACAATTCCTGTCGTTGCCATCGGTGGAATCACACGTGAGGACATCCCATCCCTGAAAGCATCAGGACTGAGCGGAATAGCATTGAGCGGCAGTATTCTAAAAGCTGAGAATCCGGTACGTGAAATGGAAACAATTATACGACTGACCCAATAGCAATCAATTAGTGAACCATGGAAGATAAAACAAAAATTACTTATCCCGAATCCGAGAAAGTCTATATGCAGGGGCAACTCCATCCTTATCTGAAAGTTGGGATGCGCAAAGTGAACCTTACCCCTACCGTAGTAGTGGAAAACGGGAAAAAAGTTATGACGGAGAATGCGCCCGTCTACATATATGATACAAGCGGCGCATACAGTGATCCGGAACAGAAGGTAGATTTAAAGAAAGGTCTGCCCCGCCTCCGCGAACCGTGGATACAGGAGCGGGATGTAGAGCGATTGTCGGAAATCAGCTCCGAATATGGCAAGATGCGTCTGGCAGACAAAAGTCTTGACTCTCTGCGTTTTGATCATATCACCTTGCCCTATCGTGCCAAAGCAGGCAAGCAGATTACGCAGATGTACTATGCCAAACAGGGTATCATAACACCTGAAATGGAATATGTAGCCATCCGTGAGAATATGAACTGCCAAGAGTTGGGTATAGAAACTTACATCACACCGGAGTTTGTGCGTGATGAAATTGCGGCAGGACGTGCCGCCTTACCCGCCAACATCAACCATCCTGAAGCAGAACCCATGATTATCGGTTCGAAGTTCCTCGTAAAGATTAATACGAACATCGGAAATTCAGCTACCTCTTCCACGATTGAAGAAGAAGTGGAAAAGGCCGTCTGGAGTTGCAAATGGGGTGGAGATACGCTGATGGACTTATCTACAGGAGAGAATATTCACGAGACACGGGAATGGATTATCCGGAATTGTCCTGTTCCGGTAGGTACGGTTCCCATGTATCAGGCAATGGAGAAAGTACACGGGAAGGCGGAAGACCTTACCTGGGAGCTATTTAAGGATACACTGATTGAACAGTGCGAAC from Bacteroides sp. MSB163 includes:
- the xyn10D/fae1 gene encoding bifunctional endo-1,4-beta-xylanase/feruloyl esterase — encoded protein: MKHLFKFSFCALAIAMNVNIGFAQNSETGLKDAYKDYFSIGVAVNMRNIANPEQIAIIKKDFNSITAENDMKPQPTEPANGKFNWENADKIADFCRTNGIKLRGHCLMWHAQIGEWMYRDDKGELVSKETLYKNMKQHITAIVQRYKDIIYAWDVVNEAISDGGWQGGRRGEGQKPSPYRNSALYQIAGDEFIKKAFIYAREADPDVLLFYNDYNAADPAKRDRIYNMVKSMKEEGVPIDGIGMQGHYNIYGPSMEDVDAALTKYSTIVKHIHITELDIRANEEMGGQLNFSRDGADISQVVKTLQEDQYTRLFRVLRKHKDVVDNVTFWNLSDHDSWLGARNYPLPYDENYKAKRVYNLIKDFDPALDNAVVKEDFRPSVLNQPGQQYPMVNSQGYARFRVVAPQAKSVIVSLGLGGRGGTVLRKDKEGVWTGTTDGPMDEGFHYYHLTIDGGVFNDPGAKNYYGSCRWESGIEIPAHDEDFYAMKQVPHGNVQQVYFYSKSTDTHRRAFVYTPPAYGKDKKKYPVLYLQHGWGEDETAWSNQGHANLIMDNLIAEGKIEPFIIVMTYGMTNDVKFGRIREFTAKEFETVLVDELIPYIDSNFRTQADKKHRAMAGLSMGGFETKLITLRRPEVFNYYGLLSGGTYTPGDIKDKKQVESIFISCGSKENPAGVTKAVDELKAAGFNATSFVSPDTAHEFLTWRRSLYHMVQLLFK
- a CDS encoding DUF3098 domain-containing protein translates to MGLKIMKRKEKETVFGRRNYVILLIGSVIIIVGYLFMSGEGSTSAAYNPDIFSGLRIRVAPIVCLTGYLINIFGILYRTGRN
- a CDS encoding DUF2723 domain-containing protein, producing MSNLLFKKWNDFSGWIVFVIAAFVYGMTIEPTVSFWDCPEFISCAEKLQVGHPPGAPFYMLVGNLFTQFASDPSQVSWMVNFLNALLSAGCILFLFWSITRLLRFLIINDGQNLSTADVIIILGAGFVGALAYTFSDTFWFSAVEGEVYAFSSFLTALVFWMILRWQDESDSVYGDRWLILIAYIIGLSIGVHLLNLLCIPAIVLVFYYQKYRTISLKGVAAAIAISGLLIIFILFVYIPGMADIGGWFELLFVNVFGLPFHTGLISFLALTFFVLAGAIYRFRKRMLHTSLWCLLMLTVGYTTYAVILIRANANTPLNENAPDNIFTLKSYLNREQYESAPLLYGKTYASEPEYVPEGDYYRVKTTKGSAVYRPDKEEGKYKIIRHKEDVCYTQNMLFPRMWSERMASSYKNWTGGNEATPTQKENLTYFITYQLNYMYWRYFLWNFVGRQNDVQGSGEPEHGNWITGISWLDNLRLGDQSLLPESLRQNKGHNVFYGLPLLLGLFGIYWQWNRSKKGKQQFSVLFFLFFMTGLAIVLYLNQTPGQPRERDYAYAGSFYAFAIWIGIGAAGLCDALRRKTTSTVQVSVLMTICLLIPVQMATQTWDDHDRSARFTCRDFGANYLMTLPDAGNPIIFCNGDNDTFPLWYNQDTEEVRRDARVCNLSYAQTDWYIYQQQCPLYDAPGLPISWNKNQYQEGKNEYVVVRPELKKQIEELYRKHPEEARDSFGEDPFEVKNILKYWIFSERQEFNVIPTDTINIHIDKDALLRSGIMLPEAIRRLKGEELKDAIPDKLYIPLKDIRMLNKVDLLMLEILANCNWERPLYLAISVGSVSKLKFDNYFVQEGLAFRFTPFDYKKWGDADENRLYAVDVERLYDNVMNRYKYGGLNTPGLYLDETTLRTCWYHRRLFAQLAKELIIQGDPARAKKVLAYAEQAVPGYNVPETYESGSYSIATAYAALGEKMKAITLTEHLIAEAEDYINWAFSLKGNRMEMVHNDCIYKFWQWSQCNELLKKVDEKRYKESNSRFEDKYALFAPNMSYKN
- a CDS encoding tetratricopeptide repeat protein, whose amino-acid sequence is MSNLRILLYVFILSLVACHPEGTNVKQGLDKAAQLIEQDPDTASIILETIRMNQMNEAQLVEYNLLCTQFNEDKNIPHSSDNQIRQAVSYYEQYGNELQKSRAYYYLACVESDLNQEKDAEAHFKEAIKLAAHAEEYEQMTKICKRCSLYYQKYKNFDEALEMERKAYASQLMLIDSKDNSTVILSSALGLLGVMSLLLGLLWKKHLSVHSQLDTFKEEMHMKEVESDKLVMQCNYLEEKYQSLQQHIYESSPVVSKVRQLKERTALSSKISFFSEKDWTELLRLQESVYGLVSKLREISPKLTEEDLRVCAFLREGVQPACFADLMKLTVETLTRRISRIKTEKLMLANSKKSLEDIVKSL
- a CDS encoding thiamine phosphate synthase, which encodes MFDVQFITHFTASISYSDSARIALEGGCRWVQLRMKDASSEELKATAMQVQELCRQYGATFIIDDHVELVKQIGADGVHLGKLDMPIKEARERLGKDFIIGGTANTFEDIRQHAADGADYIGCGPFRFTTTKQKLSPILALDGYHSILTQMHEEGITIPVVAIGGITREDIPSLKASGLSGIALSGSILKAENPVREMETIIRLTQ
- the thiC gene encoding phosphomethylpyrimidine synthase ThiC, which codes for MEDKTKITYPESEKVYMQGQLHPYLKVGMRKVNLTPTVVVENGKKVMTENAPVYIYDTSGAYSDPEQKVDLKKGLPRLREPWIQERDVERLSEISSEYGKMRLADKSLDSLRFDHITLPYRAKAGKQITQMYYAKQGIITPEMEYVAIRENMNCQELGIETYITPEFVRDEIAAGRAALPANINHPEAEPMIIGSKFLVKINTNIGNSATSSTIEEEVEKAVWSCKWGGDTLMDLSTGENIHETREWIIRNCPVPVGTVPMYQAMEKVHGKAEDLTWELFKDTLIEQCEQGVDYFTIHCGIRLKNIHYANDRLCGMVSRGGSIISQWCKIHQKESFLYEHFDDICDICAQYDVALSLGDGLRPGAIRDANDRAQFAELDTMGELVERAWAKNVQAFIEGPGHVPMHKIRENMDRQIEKCHGAPFYTLGPLVTDIAPGYDHITSAIGAAQIGWYGTAMLCYVTPKEHLALPQKEDVRVGVVTYKIAAHAADLAKGHPGAEVRDDALSKARYEFRWKDQFNLSLDPERALQYYKEANHLNGRYCTMCGPNFCAMRISQQLKDCNE